The genomic region GGAACTACAATACAAGGTGTCAGGACTTTGGAAAGGTACGGATTAAGAAGTGCTGTTTTTGAAGCTGTAATTTCATCTTTTGAAAAAGTAAAGGGAAACAAACAATGATAAATATGTCTGATGTTACTATATATACTGATGGCGCTTGTAGTGGTAATCCTGGTCCAGGTGGCTGGGGAGCAATTTTGATTTATAAAGACATAATAAAAGAAATATCAGGCTACGAAGAAAATACCACTAATAACAGAATGGAATTGACAGCCGCTATAGAAGCTTTAAAAATGCTAAAAAGGCCTTGTAATGTAAATTTATATAGCGATAGTAGTTACTTAATAAATGCATTTAATCAAAAATGGATAGACAATTGGCTGAAAAGAGGCTGGATTAAGTCTGATAAGGCTCCTGTGGAAAACAAAGACCTGTGGCTTAAATTATTAGATTTATCATCGATACATAATATTAAATGGATTAAAGTCAAAGGACATGCTGATAATGAATACAATAATAGATGTGATAAACTGGCCACTGATGAGATAAAAAAACATCAAATTGGAGTTATAAAATAATTTTTTAAATCAACACCCAATTATACGAAATAACTATTTCGTATAATTGGGTGTACATAAAGTTTATAGAGGTGAATTTTTGACATGTTTATCTCAACTAAAGATAATTTAGAATTACCTCCTATTCTTGAAGAATTCTTAAACTATTTTTCTACTATAAAAGCTAGATCACCTAATACTGTTAAAGCCTATTTATACGATTTAATTTTGTTTTTCAGATTTATAAAGGTTAGAAAAAATCTATGCTCTGATTCGGATTTTGATAACATCGATATTAGCGATATTGATATCTCTCTCATTGAGTCGATCGATTTAAATGATTTGTATGCTTTTTTATCTTTTGTCACACATGAAAGATCTAATACTCCTCCAGCCCGCGCTCGCAAAGTTGCAAGTTTAAGATCTTTTTATAATTACCTATACGCAAAAAGAAAAATAATAACAAAAAACCCTGCTTTGGAATTAGAGTCACCTAAGCTTGGCATTAGACAGCCTGTATATTTGACATTAGATGAAAGTGTAAAATTATTAAACTCTATTGATGGAGAATTTAAAGAGCGGGATTACGCCATAATCACCTTGTTCTTAAATTGTGGACTTAGACTGTCAGAATTAGCAAATATAAATATTAGCGATATTAAAGATGATAAACTTACTGTTATTGGAAAAGGAAACAAACAGAGGACTGTTTACCTTAATGATGCGTGTATAAATGCCATAAACGATTATTTAAAAGTTAGGCCACATGACGGCGTTAAAGACAAAAAGGCATTGTTTTTAAGCAAAAGATTGCAAAGGATAAGCATTAAGACTATACAATACATCGTTAAAAAACATTTAAAAGACGCTAATCTTGATGGCAAAAAGTATTCTACTCATAAACTTAGGCATACGGCAGCGACACTTATGTACAGATATGGAAAGGTTGATATCAGAACATTACAAAGGTTATTAGGACATTCTAACGTATCAACTACACAGATATATACACACGTTGATGACAGTCAACTGAGAGACGCTGTAAGTAAGAATCCCCTCTCTGAATTGAATATTGATAATAAGAACTAATGTTTGATTAAATTGTGCCTTTGTGTTATAATAAAGAAAAATTTGGAGGGGTCTAATCGTGAAAGATGTATCTAAAATAAGCATTAAGCAACAAGAGATAATTGATTTTATAAAGAGTGAAATTAAACGCAAAGGATATCCACCATCGGTTAGAGAAATTGGGAAAGCTGTGGGCTTGCGTTCTACATCAACAGTTCATGGACACTTGTCGCGCCTTGAGAAAAAAGGCTATATTAGAAGAGATCCAACAAAACCAAGAGCTATTGAGGTTTTAAGCAATGATGAAAAGTATATTAGCGACGTTGTAAAGTTGCCTGTCATTGGCAAGGTCACTGCTGGAACTCCTATATTAGCTGTTCAAAATATTGAAGAGTATTATTCTGTACCGAGAGATCTTATTACAGGTTATGAAAGTGAAAGTTTTATTTTAAAAGTTCGCGGAGAAAGCATGATAAATGCGGGTATATTAGACGGTGATTACATCATAATTAGAAAGCAGTCATACGCAGACAACGGTGACATTGTAGTAGCTTTAATGGAAGATGAAGCAACTGTGAAAAGATTTTATAAAGAAAACAATCATATAAGGTTGCAACCTGAAAATCCTTCAATGAACCCTATAATTGTAGATGATGTGATGATTTTAGGAAAAGTAGTTGGAGTAATAAGAAAGCTCAAATGATGATTCGTTTGAGCTTTCTTAAATTTAGATTTTGATGAATCCTTTCTCTATCATATTGCTTATTGCAATCATAAGGCTAAGCTTTACTTGATAATATGATAAACCACCCTGTACATAAGCTGTATATGGTTTCCTAATAGGAGCATCAGCACTTAATTCAATAGATGAACCTTGAATAAATCCCCCTGCAGCCATAATAACTTGATCGTCATATCCTGGCATATCCCATGGTTCAGGAACCACATGTGAATCAACAGGAGAACCTTTCTGGATGCTTTGAATGAAAGTAATTAATTCTTCTTTTGTTTTAAATCTAATTGCTTGTACAATATCTGTTCTCAAATCATTGAATCTTGGCAAAACTTCATATCCCAGCGTTTCCATTATTTTAGCTAAAATTATAGCTCCTTTCAATGCATTGCCAACAATCAAAGGTGAAAAAAATAATCCTTCTAATGTTAAACGATTTGTATTCAGTGTAGGGCCAACCTTCTTCCCTATCCCAGGTGCAAATAATCTGTATGCTGCTTTTTCAACAAGCTCTTTCTTTCCTGCAACATAACCACCTGTAGGAGATATACCACCTCCAGGATTTTTTATCAAAGAGCCTGCAATCAGATCTGCTCCAACGTCTGTAGGTTCTAAATCTTCTGTAAATTCGCCATAACAATTGTCTACAAATACAATTATATCTTTATTTTTGTCTTTCAACTTTTTAATAA from Thermoanaerobacterium sp. PSU-2 harbors:
- the rnhA gene encoding ribonuclease HI, encoding MSDVTIYTDGACSGNPGPGGWGAILIYKDIIKEISGYEENTTNNRMELTAAIEALKMLKRPCNVNLYSDSSYLINAFNQKWIDNWLKRGWIKSDKAPVENKDLWLKLLDLSSIHNIKWIKVKGHADNEYNNRCDKLATDEIKKHQIGVIK
- a CDS encoding tyrosine recombinase XerC, yielding MFISTKDNLELPPILEEFLNYFSTIKARSPNTVKAYLYDLILFFRFIKVRKNLCSDSDFDNIDISDIDISLIESIDLNDLYAFLSFVTHERSNTPPARARKVASLRSFYNYLYAKRKIITKNPALELESPKLGIRQPVYLTLDESVKLLNSIDGEFKERDYAIITLFLNCGLRLSELANINISDIKDDKLTVIGKGNKQRTVYLNDACINAINDYLKVRPHDGVKDKKALFLSKRLQRISIKTIQYIVKKHLKDANLDGKKYSTHKLRHTAATLMYRYGKVDIRTLQRLLGHSNVSTTQIYTHVDDSQLRDAVSKNPLSELNIDNKN
- the lexA gene encoding transcriptional repressor LexA; amino-acid sequence: MKDVSKISIKQQEIIDFIKSEIKRKGYPPSVREIGKAVGLRSTSTVHGHLSRLEKKGYIRRDPTKPRAIEVLSNDEKYISDVVKLPVIGKVTAGTPILAVQNIEEYYSVPRDLITGYESESFILKVRGESMINAGILDGDYIIIRKQSYADNGDIVVALMEDEATVKRFYKENNHIRLQPENPSMNPIIVDDVMILGKVVGVIRKLK
- a CDS encoding methionine gamma-lyase family protein — translated: MSENILEEKFNISKDVIFLLEKAENDVEEEFKKIDKIVEKNQYKVLYAMQKNHLSDIHFNGTTGYGYGDIGRDTIEKIYSDIFNTQDALVRPQIVSGTHAISLCLYGVLRPNDELISACGTPYDTLTDIIGKGSNSNNGSLTDLGIIYKEIPLLKNGKIDVERLIGEVSRKTKMVMIQRSKGYDFRYSLSIDDIEFVIKKLKDKNKDIIVFVDNCYGEFTEDLEPTDVGADLIAGSLIKNPGGGISPTGGYVAGKKELVEKAAYRLFAPGIGKKVGPTLNTNRLTLEGLFFSPLIVGNALKGAIILAKIMETLGYEVLPRFNDLRTDIVQAIRFKTKEELITFIQSIQKGSPVDSHVVPEPWDMPGYDDQVIMAAGGFIQGSSIELSADAPIRKPYTAYVQGGLSYYQVKLSLMIAISNMIEKGFIKI